In bacterium, a genomic segment contains:
- a CDS encoding CsgG/HfaB family protein has product MGGVQRIMVIVLLGLCASAWALQETPARRTLAVLDFENNSLKNKEELEPLCKGLSDMFITELSKVQEFQIVERANLQQILEEMKLGQSGMIESSAAQEVGKMLGAQNLILGSFMMMLDGKMRIDARLVEVESGKTLMAEEETGSPNDLSKMVTNLVGKNIRRMNIRLSGEESKALRETDNKSFDAALLFARGIDFEEKGNLAEARRCYLQALKLNPKFRRARARLLALRKGN; this is encoded by the coding sequence ATGGGCGGTGTGCAGCGAATTATGGTGATCGTGCTGTTGGGGCTTTGTGCGAGTGCCTGGGCGCTCCAGGAGACCCCAGCCAGGCGAACGCTGGCGGTGCTCGATTTTGAGAACAACAGCCTCAAGAACAAGGAGGAACTCGAACCCCTCTGCAAGGGGCTCTCCGACATGTTCATCACCGAGTTGAGCAAGGTGCAGGAGTTTCAAATCGTCGAGCGCGCCAATTTACAGCAGATCCTTGAGGAGATGAAGCTGGGTCAGTCGGGCATGATCGAATCCTCCGCCGCCCAGGAGGTGGGCAAAATGCTCGGGGCGCAAAATCTCATCCTCGGCTCCTTTATGATGATGCTCGACGGCAAGATGCGGATCGACGCCCGCCTGGTCGAGGTCGAGAGCGGCAAGACGCTCATGGCGGAGGAGGAGACCGGATCCCCTAACGATCTCTCGAAAATGGTGACCAATCTGGTGGGCAAGAACATCCGCCGCATGAACATCCGGCTCTCCGGCGAGGAGAGCAAGGCCCTGCGGGAAACGGACAACAAATCGTTTGATGCGGCGCTACTCTTTGCGCGTGGCATCGATTTTGAAGAGAAGGGTAACCTGGCCGAGGCGCGCCGGTGCTATCTCCAGGCGCTCAAGCTCAATCCCAAATTTCGCCGCGCTCGCGCCCGTTTGCTCGCCTTGCGCAAGGGGAACTAG
- a CDS encoding CsgG/HfaB family protein — translation MVRHRILAGCILVLLFALMHQGCAPSRQNLGHELIERGEYAQAVRPLKMAIAENYTDIESIRDMGIAMYHAGKQKLARGFLRLALSRSPRDLAALYYLGLVYEASGEIGPAMQQYSLYTQLNPSGPVSRIVRGRLQVLLRQQMADQIKTLLAQENAMEATPAPENSIAVLYFTNLSSNPEYIPLQKGLAEMIITDLAQVRSLQVVERARIQMLMDEMGLGQSGLVKEETAPRMGKLLSVRRVVQGAFAGTEQNQLQIDAALATLGVAAAAPAEKISGPLDDFYQLQKDLVFNLIDVMGLKLSRDEREAIQRIPTKNLTAFMAWCRGLDEEDQGQWQRAGEEYQRALEADPGFTAARQAVERTEAFAAYTPRPVMAAPSLLAAATTRKAEEKPESRRQSLQPVETPPATPAILPTVDLLTRAAAQVTPGFIPGLESRKPTTETGSIGLGTGFPIEVHIQLPVKH, via the coding sequence ATGGTTCGACATCGTATTCTGGCAGGCTGCATCCTGGTCCTGCTCTTTGCCCTCATGCACCAGGGGTGCGCCCCTTCACGGCAAAACCTCGGGCACGAGCTGATCGAGCGCGGCGAATACGCGCAAGCCGTGCGGCCCCTCAAGATGGCGATCGCCGAAAACTATACCGACATCGAATCGATCCGCGACATGGGCATCGCCATGTACCACGCCGGCAAGCAGAAGCTCGCCCGCGGCTTTCTCCGCCTGGCCCTCAGCCGCTCACCCCGGGATCTCGCCGCCCTCTACTACCTCGGCCTGGTCTATGAAGCAAGCGGCGAGATCGGCCCGGCCATGCAGCAGTATAGCCTTTACACCCAGCTCAATCCCTCGGGCCCGGTGAGCCGCATCGTCCGCGGTCGGCTGCAGGTGCTGCTCCGCCAGCAGATGGCCGATCAGATCAAGACCCTGCTGGCCCAGGAGAACGCGATGGAGGCCACGCCCGCCCCCGAGAATTCCATCGCAGTGCTCTATTTCACCAACCTCTCCAGCAATCCCGAGTATATCCCCCTGCAGAAGGGCCTGGCCGAGATGATCATCACCGATCTCGCCCAGGTCCGGAGCCTCCAGGTGGTCGAACGGGCGCGCATCCAAATGCTCATGGACGAGATGGGACTGGGCCAGTCCGGCCTGGTCAAGGAGGAGACCGCGCCGCGGATGGGCAAGCTGCTCAGCGTGCGCCGGGTGGTCCAGGGCGCCTTTGCTGGGACCGAACAGAATCAGCTCCAGATCGATGCCGCGCTGGCGACGCTGGGGGTAGCGGCCGCAGCACCGGCTGAAAAGATCTCCGGCCCACTCGACGACTTTTATCAGCTGCAGAAGGATCTGGTCTTTAACCTGATCGATGTCATGGGATTAAAACTCTCGCGCGATGAACGGGAGGCCATCCAGCGCATCCCCACCAAGAATCTCACCGCTTTTATGGCCTGGTGCCGGGGCCTGGATGAAGAGGATCAGGGACAGTGGCAGAGGGCGGGGGAGGAGTACCAGCGCGCGCTCGAGGCCGATCCCGGATTCACGGCGGCCCGGCAAGCGGTAGAGCGCACCGAGGCGTTTGCCGCCTACACACCGCGGCCGGTCATGGCCGCCCCCTCGCTGCTCGCAGCGGCGACGACGCGGAAAGCAGAGGAGAAGCCCGAGAGCCGGCGGCAAAGCCTCCAGCCGGTTGAGACGCCGCCGGCAACGCCGGCCATCCTGCCAACGGTCGACCTGCTGACGCGCGCCGCCGCCCAGGTCACACCCGGCTTTATTCCGGGTCTTGAATCGCGCAAACCGACAACCGAAACCGGTTCGATCGGTCTCGGCACCGGTTTCCCGATCGAAGTCCATATCCAGTTGCCCGTCAAACACTGA
- a CDS encoding LamG domain-containing protein, whose amino-acid sequence MRLMLNNKSAAVLIAAAVLLTLGGCGRQSNQPDGWPTLRLHLRYVSQPGSPSFVASRGEAPAALGKLARLVEDQVLLLHCDDATPSGAADATDYHNDFSLYNIKRDSSVTPALKKALILDGASGYGLSNTYGAEAAELDGTRGFELSFRMRLTGPATSREQRIFDRHDPTGGFTVGTIIPAGTVGYGQHLYLRFKQDGTETTLVGKSNLELDRWYKVTARYDLSQMTLLIDDKTDTSRSAAGAVSPSNRATVIGAGWNGDVIGYYFKGRLDEISLKTKVEYEDLDRVQLAIFDFSEYASEEAFYRSEAWEHYAQALNAMTADTAFVPTWDQYAKLWQTYFKIISEQNLMVDGAFATGTVRGVEGMNAVVVSGIKDGVMKWYGEALVLATGEGVTDVWVPLYGYEGGAY is encoded by the coding sequence ATGCGTTTGATGCTCAACAATAAATCAGCTGCCGTGCTCATCGCAGCCGCGGTGCTTCTCACCCTTGGCGGTTGCGGCCGGCAGAGCAATCAGCCCGATGGCTGGCCTACCCTGCGTCTGCATTTACGCTATGTCTCGCAGCCCGGTTCGCCCTCCTTTGTCGCCTCCCGGGGAGAAGCGCCGGCCGCCTTGGGCAAACTGGCTCGCCTGGTAGAGGATCAGGTCCTGCTGCTGCATTGCGATGACGCCACCCCCTCAGGTGCGGCGGATGCGACCGATTACCACAACGATTTCTCCCTCTATAACATCAAGCGGGATTCCTCCGTCACGCCCGCCCTCAAAAAAGCCCTGATCCTCGACGGCGCCAGCGGATATGGCCTCTCCAACACTTATGGCGCCGAAGCCGCTGAGCTCGATGGCACCCGGGGCTTCGAACTCTCTTTCCGCATGCGGCTGACCGGCCCGGCTACCTCCCGCGAGCAACGCATCTTCGACCGTCACGATCCCACCGGCGGCTTCACCGTCGGGACCATCATTCCCGCCGGTACCGTAGGATACGGCCAGCACCTCTACCTCCGCTTCAAACAGGACGGCACCGAGACGACCCTGGTTGGCAAATCCAATCTGGAGTTGGACCGCTGGTACAAGGTCACCGCCCGCTATGACCTCAGCCAAATGACGCTCCTAATCGACGATAAAACCGATACCTCACGCAGTGCGGCGGGCGCGGTCTCGCCCTCAAATCGCGCCACGGTTATCGGGGCCGGCTGGAACGGCGATGTGATCGGCTATTATTTCAAAGGACGCCTGGACGAAATCTCGCTCAAGACCAAGGTTGAGTATGAGGATCTGGACCGGGTCCAGCTGGCCATCTTTGATTTTTCTGAATATGCCAGCGAGGAGGCATTCTATCGCTCGGAGGCGTGGGAACACTATGCCCAGGCCCTGAATGCGATGACTGCCGATACGGCCTTCGTGCCGACCTGGGACCAATACGCCAAGCTCTGGCAGACCTATTTCAAGATCATCTCCGAACAGAACCTGATGGTGGATGGAGCCTTTGCGACGGGAACGGTGCGAGGTGTGGAAGGAATGAATGCCGTGGTGGTATCCGGCATCAAGGACGGTGTGATGAAATGGTATGGCGAGGCCCTGGTACTGGCGACCGGCGAGGGCGTGACCGATGTCTGGGTGCCTTTATATGGTTACGAGGGCGGCGCCTACTGA
- a CDS encoding formylglycine-generating enzyme family protein yields the protein MFLRRFSLIALLVIGLLIACRVRKSIDTGIEFVRIPGGAYSMGDTFGDGDSDEQPVYLAKVKTFYLGKSEVTVAQFRRFVEATGYQTVAEKEGSGWAWDGRKIDRIAGASWRHPGFEQNDTHPVVNVSWSDAQAFCEWAGCRLPTEVEWEYAARNRGEKIRFSWGNETPQGLRGGNVADETGAAGYPLKSWFKGYSDGFVFTAPVGQFAPNGLGLVDMTGNVLEWCFDAYEEYIGPMPPNREFNAMPMERSRVLRGGSWADDPNYSRCSERAGQDPAFSFPWIGFRVASSSKP from the coding sequence ATGTTCCTGCGACGCTTTTCCCTGATTGCACTCCTGGTGATTGGATTGCTCATCGCCTGCCGGGTCCGCAAGTCCATAGACACCGGCATCGAGTTCGTTAGAATCCCCGGCGGTGCATACTCCATGGGCGATACCTTTGGCGACGGCGACAGCGATGAGCAGCCGGTTTATCTCGCCAAGGTGAAAACCTTTTACCTCGGCAAAAGCGAGGTGACCGTAGCCCAGTTCCGCCGCTTTGTCGAAGCCACCGGCTATCAGACGGTTGCGGAAAAGGAGGGAAGCGGCTGGGCCTGGGATGGTCGCAAGATCGACCGGATCGCCGGGGCCAGCTGGCGCCATCCCGGCTTTGAACAGAACGACACCCATCCGGTGGTCAATGTCAGCTGGAGCGATGCCCAGGCCTTTTGCGAATGGGCCGGCTGCCGCCTGCCCACCGAGGTGGAGTGGGAGTATGCTGCGCGCAACCGCGGGGAAAAGATCCGCTTCAGCTGGGGCAATGAGACGCCCCAGGGCCTCCGGGGCGGCAATGTCGCCGATGAAACCGGGGCCGCCGGCTATCCTCTGAAAAGCTGGTTCAAGGGCTATTCAGACGGCTTTGTTTTCACCGCGCCGGTGGGTCAATTCGCTCCCAATGGGCTCGGACTGGTGGATATGACCGGGAATGTCCTCGAGTGGTGTTTCGACGCCTATGAAGAGTATATCGGTCCGATGCCGCCGAACCGCGAGTTCAACGCTATGCCGATGGAACGCTCGCGGGTGCTGCGCGGCGGCTCCTGGGCGGATGACCCCAACTACAGCCGCTGCAGCGAACGTGCTGGCCAGGACCCGGCTTTCTCTTTCCCTTGGATCGGCTTTCGCGTCGCCTCCTC